The following proteins come from a genomic window of Miscanthus floridulus cultivar M001 chromosome 2, ASM1932011v1, whole genome shotgun sequence:
- the LOC136539059 gene encoding probable mixed-linked glucan synthase 7, producing MSTTYITKSNGNSTSDDDKESPKDVKKSASVERLLLVRTTKLSTITIKLYRLTIIVRMGIFVLFFKWRISTALAMISSTGTDDKSTVLGMWMVSIAGELWFALMWVLDQLPKMQPVRRTVFVSALDESMLPTMDVFVTTADTEKEPPLVTVNTILSILAADYPAEKLTCYVSDDSGALLTHDAVAEAARFAGLWVPFCRKHAVEPRNPEAYFSPGANNGGVKARRGDYKGRAWPELARNRRRVRREYEELRLRIDALQAGDLRRQQRSTTSLADGSCWRRGTAEDHAGAVELVLDTPGSTPQLGASTTVGGVSNLLDLSSVDVRVPALVYMCREKRRGRVHHGKAGAMNALLRASAVLSNAPFIVNLDCDHYVNNSQALRAGVCHMLDGEGSDVAFVQFPQRFDGVDPADRYANHNRVFFDCTEPGLDGLQGPIYVGTGCMFRREALYGVDPPLWRPHGDDAGKGVATGTEADKLGVSTPSLRSVHAVLTNQPEQWDTVSISSPPCSFDAAAIGEATALVSCGYEDGTAWGWDIGWMYGTVTEDVATSFCMHRRGWRSAYCATAPDAFRGTAPINLTDRLYQVLRWAAGSLEILFSRNNALLAGGRLHPLQRLAYLNTTVYPFTSIFLIAYCGVFPAIQLVTGNGATTGGAFFSIIIRPPSATYIAFVAALMLTLAMVAVLEARWSGIALVDWWRNQQFWMVSATGAYLAAAVQVALKVAAGKEISFKLTSKQHATSTSAACSVKDRFAELYAVRWTVLMVPTAVVLAVNLTSMVAAMEGGSWRDGPMAVFALAFNAYVVVHLYPFALGLMGRWSNTLSPLLVLVAFFTVRLLCFVLYLHMF from the coding sequence GCTCACGATAATCGTCCGGATGGGCATCTTCGTGCTGTTCTTCAAGTGGCGAATCAGCACTGCTCTTGCCATGATTAGCTCCACAGGCACCGACGACAAAAGTACAGTTCTGGGCATGTGGATGGTGTCCATCGCCGGGGAGCTCTGGTTTGCCCTGATGTGGGTGCTGGACCAGCTGCCCAAGATGCAGCCTGTCCGGCGCACTGTCTTCGTCAGTGCGCTCGATGAGTCGATGCTTCCGACCATGGATGTATTCGTGACCACCGCCGACACCGAGAAGGAGCCACCGCTGGTGACCGTGAACACCATCCTCTCCATCCTCGCGGCGGACTACCCAGCAGAAAAGCTCACGTGCTACGTGTCGGACGACAGTGGAGCTCTGCTCACGCACGACGCGGTCGCCGAGGCTGCCCGGTTCGCTGGACTGTGGGTGCCGTTCTGCCGGAAGCACGCGGTGGAGCCGAGGAACCCAGAGGCCTACTTCAGCCCCGGCGCCAATAATGGCGGCGTCAAGGCGAGGAGGGGTGACTATAAGGGAAGGGCGTGGCCGGAGCTGGCAAGGAACCGGAGGCGCGTGCGCCGGGAGTACGAAGAACTGCGGCTGCGGATCGACGCTCTGCAAGCCGGAGACTTGCGGCGCCAGCAGCGGTCGACGACGTCGCTGGCCGATGGAAGCTGTTGGCGGCGTGGCACCGCGGAAGATCATGCCGGAGCTGTTGAATTGGTACTCGATACTCCCGGCAGCACGCCACAACTTGGCGCCAGCACCACCGTCGGTGGTGTCAGCAATCTTCTGGACCTCAGCTCCGTCGACGTGCGGGTTCCAGCGCTCGTGTACATGTGCCGGGAGAAGCGGCGCGGCCGCGTGCACCACGGCAAGGCCGGCGCCATGAACGCGCTGCTCCGTGCCTCGGCCGTGCTCTCCAACGCGCCCTTCATCGTCAACCTTGACTGCGACCACTACGTGAACAACTCGCAGGCTCTCCGCGCCGGCGTCTGCCACATGCTCGACGGCGAAGGCAGCGACGTAGCGTTCGTCCAGTTCCCGCAGCGCTTCGACGGAGTCGACCCCGCGGACCGCTACGCGAACCACAACCGCGTCTTCTTCGACTGCACTGAACCCGGCCTCGACGGCCTCCAGGGACCCATCTACGTGGGCACCGGCTGCATGTTTCGCCGTGAGGCGCTATACGGCGTCGACCCGCCGCTCTGGAGACCACACGGCGACGACGCTGGCAAGGGCGTTGCCACTGGCACTGAGGCCGACAAGTTGGGCGTCTCGACGCCGTCCCTTCGTTCGGTGCATGCCGTCCTAACGAACCAACCGGAGCAATGGGACACGGTCAGTATTTCATCACCGCCGTGCTCGTTCGACGCGGCTGCCATTGGCGAGGCAACCGCGCTCGTCTCGTGCGGCTACGAGGACGGGACGGCGTGGGGCTGGGACATCGGCTGGATGTACGGCACCGTGACAGAGGACGTGGCCACGAGCTTCTGCATGCACCGGCGAGGGTGGCGCTCCGCCTACTGCGCCACCGCGCCGGACGCGTTCCGCGGCACCGCGCCCATCAACCTCACAGACCGGCTGTACCAGGTGCTCCGCTGGGCGGCGGGCTCCCTCGAGATACTCTTCTCCCGCAACAATGCCCTCCTCGCCGGCGGCCGGCTCCACCCGCTGCAGCGCCTGGCGTACCTCAACACCACGGTGTACCCGTTCACCTCCATCTTTCTCATAGCCTACTGCGGCGTCTTCCCGGCGATCCAGCTCGTGACCGGGAACGGCGCCACCACCGGCGGCGCCTTCTTCTCAATAATCATCAGGCCGCCGTCTGCCACGTACATCGCCTTTGTGGCGGCTCTGATGCTGACGCTCGCGATGGTGGCCGTCCTGGAGGCCAGGTGGTCCGGCATAGCGTTGGTCGACTGGTGGCGGAACCAGCAGTTCTGGATGGTGTCCGCCACGGGCGCATAcctggcggcggcggtgcaggTGGCGCTCAAGGTCGCGGCCGGGAAGGAGATATCGTTCAAGCTGACGTCCAAGCAGCATGCGACGAGCACAAGTGCTGCCTGCAGTGTGAAAGACAGGTTCGCTGAGCTCTACGCCGTGAGGTGGACGGTGCTGATGGTCCCGACGGCCGTGGTGCTAGCGGTGAACCTGACGTCCATGGTTGCAGCGATGGAAGGGGGGTCGTGGAGGGATGGCCCAATGGCGGTGTTCGCTTTGGCGTTCAACGCGTACGTAGTGGTGCATCTCTACCCCTTCGCCCTGGGGCTCATGGGTCGCTGGAGCAACACGTTGAGCCCCCTACTCGTGCTTGTCGCATTCTTCACCGTTCGATTACTTTGCTTCGTCCTCTATTTACACATGTTTTAA